In Epinephelus moara isolate mb chromosome 9, YSFRI_EMoa_1.0, whole genome shotgun sequence, a genomic segment contains:
- the LOC126395375 gene encoding protein phosphatase PTC7 homolog: protein MLSVLSYGRLVARAVLGGLSQTDGRDYSLITASYGFGKDFRKGILKKGMCYGDDACFIARNRNADVLGVADGVGGWRDYGVDPSQFSATLMRTCERLVKEGRFTPSNPVGILTSGYYELLQNKVPLLGSSTACIVILDRRSHRLHTCNLGDSGFLVVRGGEVVHRSDEQQHYFNTPFQLSIAPPGAEGVVLSDSPEAADSSSFDVQLGDIILTATDGLFDNMPDYMILQELKKLKTTNYDSVLQTAQSIAKQAHDLAYDPNYMSPFAQFACDNGLNVRGGKPDDITVLLSIVAEYTD, encoded by the exons ATGTTATCCGTACTGTCTTATGGCAGACTGGTAGCCAGGGCTGTCCTGGGCGGACTCTCTCAAACGGACGGTCGGGACTACAGCCTGATCACCGCCAGTTATGGCTTCGGTAAAGACTTTCGGAAGGGGATCCTGAAGAAAGGGATGTGCTACGGTGATGATGCCTGCTTCATTGCGCGGAACAGGAACGCAGACGTTTTGG GTGTTGCAGATGGCGTAGGTGGTTGGCGTGACTACGGCGTCGACCCGTCTCAGTTCTCAGCCACGTTAATGAGAACCTGCGAGCGACTGGTGAAGGAGGGACGCTTCACTCCCAGTAACCCAGTGGGTATCCTTACATCTGGCTACTATGAGCTTCTACAGAACAAAGTTCCCCTGCTAG GGAGCAGCACAGCTTGTATCGTGATTCTGGATCGACGGAGTCACCGGTTACACACATGTAACCTGGGTGACTCAGGCTTCTTGGTGGTTCGGGGAGGAGAGGTGGTTCATCGCTCAGACGAGCAACAGCACTATTTTAACACGCCCTTCCAGCTGTCAATCGCTCCCCCCGGAGCTGAAGGGGTGGTGCTCAGCGACAG CCCTGAAGCAGCTGACAGCTCCTCCTTCGACGTGCAGCTCGGTGACATCATCCTGACGGCAACCGACGGCCTCTTTGATAACATGCCAGACTATATGATTCTGCAGGAGCTCAAAAAACTCAAG ACTACCAACTATGACAGCGTCCTGCAGACTGCACAGAGTATTGCAAAGCAAGCTCACGACCTTGCCTACGACCCCAATTACATGTCCCCTTTTGCACAGTTTGCCTGTGACAATGGCCTGAATGTAAGAG GAGGGAAGCCAGATGATATCACGGTGCTGCTGTCCATTGTGGCTGAATACACAGACTAA
- the LOC126395366 gene encoding calcium-binding protein P-like: MMGRLCDIALVSLLIVFLLNTESAWAKRGGSSSGKKTSSSSSWNNRGGTQSKPSQPGSYPRQPQSPNRNPNPYPAGGSYPGAGNTNPGGVPRQNPPNYPGVGSNPNQYPGRANPGGYPNQNPAGGYPAGGYPNQNPGRGNYPNQNPPAGGYPAGGSYPGRPGNPGGYPNQNPAGGYPAGGYPGAGGYPNRGGVNPGGYPAGGYPAGGYPAGGYPVRGGNTGQGWGQPGWGQAGGYPGGYPGGGVGGYTNWNPNNKILSPRYGGGYGYGGGHGMGGSPFSRSVQNMGYVPKSSGFAKKAMLAAGVGAVAGMAVGYGLGRFPRPHFSFRNPEEEYYYNNYMYRRYGTQSTDEKDYGRDYVYKPPPRAESYNKFMDNCMNRTDTLKDQRSGSTTPKSQGGADDDDDTVSIEEIGYPALIVQVKARRCVEQYMVYSERFLQERKAEQQVMPSGSSPINYGAAQLFTSLLMLLSSMLLLQ; the protein is encoded by the coding sequence ATGATGGGGAGGTTGTGTGACATAGCTCTTGTGTCCCTCCTGATTGTGTTTCTGTTGAACACTGAATCAGCATGGGCGAAGAgaggcggcagcagcagcggcaagaaaacctcttcttcttcatcttggAACAACAGGGGTGGGACACAGTCAAAACCATCTCAGCCGGGAAGCTACCCCCGACAGCCACAGAGTCCCAATCGAAACCCCAATCCATACCCTGCTGGGGGAAGTTACCCTGGAGCAGGCAACACTAATCCAGGAGGAGTCCCCAGACAAAACCCACCAAATTATCCAGGAGTTGGTAGTAACCCCAACCAGTATCCCGGTAGAGCCAATCCCGGAGGTTATCCAAACCAGAACCCTGCAGGTGGATATCCTGCTGGGGGGTATCCGAACCAAAACCCAGGGAGAGGGAATTATCCAAATCAAAATCCACCTGCAGGAGGCTACCCAGCGGGAGGTAGCTATCCAGgcagacctggcaacccagGAGGATATCCTAACCAGAACCCTGCAGGAGGCTACCCTGCAGGAGGCTACCCAGGTGCAGGAGGGTATCCTAATAGGGGAGGTGTCAATCCAGGTGGGTACCCGGCAGGTGGTTACCCAGCAGGTGGTTACCCAGCAGGTGGTTACCCAGTCAGAGGGGGGAATACAGGACAGGGTTGGGGTCAGCCGGGCTGGGGTCAAGCTGGTGGGTATCCGGGGGGTTACCCTGGTGGAGGGGTTGGTGGCTACACCAACTGGAACCCGAATAATAAGATCCTCAGTCCCCGCTATGGTGGAGGATATGGATATGGCGGTGGTCATGGGATGGGAGGGTCTCCTTTCTCTCGTTCTGTGCAGAACATGGGTTACGTGCCCAAGTCTTCAGGTTTTGCCAAAAAAGCCATGCTGGCAGCAGGCGTGGGTGCTGTGGCTGGAATGGCCGTGGGATATGGATTAGGGCGCTTCCCTCGACCACACTTCAGTTTCCGCAATCCCGAAGAAGAGTACTACTACAACAACTACATGTATAGGCGTTATGGCACCCAGTCCACCGATGAAAAGGACTATGGGCGTGATTATGTCTACAAGCCTCCACCTCGGGCAGAGTCTTACAACAAGTTCATGGATAACTGTATGAATAGGACTGACACTCTGAAAGACCAGAGGAGTGGCTCGACCACGCCTAAAAGTCAGGGTGGAGCTGATGACGATGATGACACCGTCAGCATTGAGGAGATTGGATACCCGGCCCTAATCGTGCAAGTCAAGGCCCGGCGCTGCGTCGAGCAATATATGGTCTACTCGGAGCGCTTTCTGCAGGAACGAAAGGCGGAGCAACAAGTCATGCCAAGTGGCAGCAGCCCTATAAACTACGGGGCGGCTCAACTTTTCACCTCCCTCCTCATGCTACTTTCCAGCATGCTACTCCTCCAGTGA
- the LOC126395377 gene encoding calsenilin-like isoform X2 yields MGLDGMEVIAIVVVIGLFVVVLKQFGVWEPLSLEDSCDSDLELSMVRHQPEGLDQLQAQTQFTRKELQSLYRGFKNECPSGLVDEETFKSIYSQFFPQGDATTYAHFLFNAFDMDRNGSIRFEDFVIGLSVLLRGSVTEKLRWAFNLYDINKDGYITKEEMMAIMTSIYDMMGRYTLPSVRDDSPSEHVEKFFQKMDRNRDGVVTIDEFIETCQKDENIMASMQLFENVI; encoded by the exons ATGGGATTGGATGGCATGGAAGTAATTGCCATTGTTGTCGTCATCGGACTGTTTGTTGTCGTGCTCAAACAGTTTGGGGTTTGGGAACCTTTGTCACTGGAAG acagctgtgaCAGCGACCTTGAACTCTCCATGGTGCGTCACCAACCCGAGGGCCTCGATCAGCTCCAAGCCCAGACGCAGTTCACCAGGAAGGAGCTCCAGTCACTTTACAGAGGCttcaaaaat GAATGTCCCAGTGGGCTGGTGGATGAGGAAACGTTCAAGTCTATATACTCACAGTTCTTCCCTCAAGGAG ATGCAACCACGTATGCACATTTCCTGTTCAACGCATTTGACATGGACAGAAATGGCTCCATCCGGTTTGAG GACTTTGTGATAGGATTGTCAGTGTTGCTTAGAGGCTCTGTAACAGAGAAACTGCGGTGGGCGTTCAACCTGTATGACATCAACAAAGACGGCTACATTACTAAAGAG GAAATGATGGCAATAATGACGTCCATTTATGACATGATGGGCAGGTATACCTTACCCAGTGTACGAGACGATTCCCCCTCTGAGCATGTAGAGAAATTCTTCCAG aaaatgGATCGAAACAGAGATGGAGTGGTGACTATTGATGAATTCATAGAAACCTGCCAAAAG GATGAAAATATAATGGCTTCCATGCAGCTCTTTGAGAACGTCATCTAG